One window from the genome of Streptomyces sp. NBC_00708 encodes:
- a CDS encoding DUF5304 domain-containing protein, giving the protein MSEATDRPVDDDAWADACAEDLAAEQARRRAAYGPPPGSAAEELRKLMDAVADRLGSFQAPLLGLAAQGAVQQVIQQAKAAVEPVIERNPDVFEHIAAAGGELLAAYRSAVEGQEGRWTRGAGDPAGTEKKAEAPDGPRDEGSGAGEHIDLD; this is encoded by the coding sequence ATGAGCGAAGCCACCGATCGTCCCGTCGACGACGACGCGTGGGCCGACGCGTGCGCCGAGGACCTCGCCGCCGAGCAGGCCCGCCGCCGCGCCGCGTACGGCCCGCCGCCCGGCTCCGCCGCCGAGGAGCTGCGCAAGCTGATGGACGCGGTCGCCGACCGGCTCGGCTCGTTCCAGGCGCCGCTCCTCGGGCTCGCCGCCCAGGGTGCCGTGCAGCAGGTCATCCAGCAGGCCAAGGCGGCCGTCGAGCCCGTCATCGAGCGCAATCCGGACGTTTTCGAGCACATCGCGGCCGCCGGCGGCGAACTGCTCGCCGCCTACCGCTCCGCGGTCGAGGGCCAGGAAGGCCGCTGGACCCGTGGGGCGGGCGACCCGGCAGGCACGGAAAAGAAGGCCGAAGCCCCCGACGGCCCCCGGGACGAGGGGTCCGGCGCCGGCGAACACATCGACCTGGACTGA
- a CDS encoding DUF2029 domain-containing protein, translated as MTGSSGTRPAAFAVWALTRAVLLLWVTKVLTPPGLDVTSDVSVIYHGWYDVLRSGTYPQSDVTWQYPPVAALAILSPALLPFLDYATAFFVLAFLCDALVLGLLLRASDGPGRRTAGVWVWVAGVPLLGTTAYARYDVMVTAVAVAALLAGLRRPRVLGALAAFGALLKVWPVLLLAGTARGRRTRLAWTTAAAVAAGLLLVCVAAAPGALAFLGFQRDRGTEVESLGALVFHVWRQFGWEGRVELHYGSLEFLGPHVGLVSTLALGLSLVAFGWLLVWRLRARTFGPSTAADAAFTAVLLFTTTSRVISPQYMLWLVGLAAVCLVLRASRMVWPAVLVLVATGVTQLEFPIGFVHVVTSDAHGLTLMFLRNGLLVAACVLAATRLWRDTVRAPKARPAVRDEAPPAPALSRAGSADTPASAP; from the coding sequence ATGACGGGTTCCAGCGGCACACGTCCGGCGGCCTTCGCGGTGTGGGCGCTCACCAGGGCGGTGCTGCTGCTCTGGGTGACCAAGGTGCTCACCCCGCCGGGGCTCGACGTGACGAGCGATGTGTCGGTGATCTACCACGGCTGGTACGACGTGCTGCGCTCCGGCACCTACCCGCAGTCCGATGTCACCTGGCAGTACCCGCCGGTGGCGGCCCTCGCGATCCTCTCCCCCGCCCTGCTGCCGTTCCTGGACTACGCCACGGCCTTCTTCGTCCTGGCGTTCCTGTGCGACGCGCTGGTCCTGGGCCTGCTGCTGCGCGCGAGCGACGGACCGGGCCGCCGGACGGCCGGGGTGTGGGTGTGGGTGGCGGGCGTGCCGCTGCTCGGCACGACCGCGTACGCCCGGTACGACGTGATGGTGACGGCCGTGGCGGTGGCGGCGCTGCTGGCCGGGCTGCGGCGCCCCCGGGTGCTGGGGGCGCTGGCCGCCTTCGGGGCGCTGCTGAAGGTGTGGCCGGTGCTGCTGCTCGCCGGGACCGCCCGGGGGCGGCGCACCCGGCTGGCGTGGACGACGGCCGCGGCGGTGGCGGCCGGGCTGCTCCTGGTGTGCGTGGCGGCTGCGCCCGGCGCGCTGGCGTTCCTCGGCTTCCAGCGCGACCGGGGCACCGAGGTCGAGTCGCTGGGCGCGCTGGTCTTCCATGTGTGGCGGCAGTTCGGCTGGGAGGGCCGGGTGGAGCTGCACTACGGCTCGCTGGAGTTCCTGGGCCCGCACGTGGGCCTGGTGAGCACGCTGGCGCTGGGGCTGAGCCTGGTCGCGTTCGGCTGGCTGCTGGTGTGGCGGCTGCGGGCGCGGACCTTCGGGCCGAGTACGGCGGCGGACGCGGCGTTCACGGCGGTGCTGCTGTTCACCACGACGAGCCGGGTGATCAGCCCCCAGTACATGCTGTGGCTGGTCGGGCTCGCCGCCGTGTGCCTGGTGCTGCGGGCGAGCCGGATGGTGTGGCCGGCGGTGCTCGTACTGGTGGCCACGGGGGTGACGCAGCTGGAGTTCCCGATCGGCTTCGTGCACGTGGTGACGAGCGACGCGCACGGCCTGACGCTGATGTTCCTGCGCAACGGGCTGCTGGTCGCCGCCTGTGTGCTGGCGGCGACGCGGCTGTGGCGGGACACGGTACGGGCCCCGAAGGCGCGGCCCGCCGTACGGGACGAGGCGCCGCCCGCGCCCGCGCTCAGCCGAGCCGGTTCCGCAGATACACCCGCCAGCGCGCCGTGA
- a CDS encoding NYN domain-containing protein yields the protein MEQPEGGAASADGADDAVEALDRPLPEGVRRRVVALVSDAFGGLTVTELPAQLRQYARFTASRRAKFAGNAMAAAVASDDRFRRRIGDRLREAQPELAGALESGAPPAAADPVDVAAAAYLLRPEGWVKLVAAAGEEVQRADAERVGEESRRELERLREELALARTQTKSETERLRAELDAARKETESLQRKLRSAVNEVKRGEAALRRGRAETEAVRAEAAAQVSAAESETRRLRARLGEAEASVEASRRAAREGRSVEDMRLRLLLDTVLEAAGGLRRELALPPSSMRPADSVDAVEPGRMSPKDIAARALSETDPALLDQLLALPQAHLIVDGYNVTKTGYPQMPLEKQRLRLLGGLSVLAARTGAEMTCVFDGAELAAPVLLAPPRGVRVLFSKPGVTADELIRQLARAEPPGRPVVVVSTDREVADGVAKAGARPVASALLLKRLSRV from the coding sequence GTGGAGCAGCCCGAGGGCGGCGCCGCGTCGGCCGACGGGGCCGACGACGCCGTGGAGGCGCTCGACCGCCCGCTGCCCGAAGGGGTACGGCGCCGGGTCGTCGCGCTGGTCTCCGACGCGTTCGGCGGTCTCACGGTCACCGAACTGCCCGCCCAGCTGAGACAGTACGCCCGCTTCACGGCGTCCCGGCGGGCCAAGTTCGCCGGGAACGCCATGGCCGCCGCCGTGGCGAGCGACGACCGGTTCCGGCGGCGCATCGGCGACCGGCTCCGCGAGGCCCAGCCGGAGCTGGCGGGCGCCCTGGAGTCCGGGGCGCCGCCCGCCGCCGCCGATCCGGTGGACGTGGCGGCGGCGGCGTACCTGCTGCGGCCGGAGGGCTGGGTGAAGCTGGTCGCCGCCGCCGGTGAGGAGGTCCAGCGCGCCGACGCCGAGCGGGTCGGCGAGGAGAGTCGGCGCGAGCTGGAACGCCTGCGCGAGGAACTCGCCCTGGCCCGGACCCAGACGAAGAGCGAGACGGAGCGGCTCCGCGCCGAACTGGACGCCGCCCGCAAGGAGACCGAATCCCTCCAGCGCAAGCTGCGCAGCGCGGTCAACGAGGTCAAGCGCGGTGAGGCGGCGCTGCGCCGGGGCCGGGCCGAGACCGAGGCCGTACGCGCCGAGGCGGCTGCCCAGGTGTCCGCCGCGGAGAGCGAGACCCGGCGGCTGCGGGCGAGGCTGGGGGAGGCCGAGGCGTCCGTCGAGGCGAGCCGCAGGGCCGCCCGGGAGGGGCGCTCGGTCGAGGACATGCGGCTGCGGCTGCTGCTGGACACGGTGCTCGAAGCGGCCGGCGGGCTGCGGCGCGAACTGGCGCTGCCGCCCTCCTCGATGCGGCCCGCGGACAGTGTGGACGCGGTGGAGCCGGGCCGGATGTCGCCCAAGGACATTGCGGCCAGGGCCCTTTCGGAGACCGACCCGGCGCTGCTGGACCAGCTCCTGGCGCTGCCGCAGGCCCATCTGATCGTGGACGGCTACAACGTCACCAAGACCGGATATCCGCAGATGCCGTTGGAGAAGCAGCGGCTGCGGCTCCTCGGCGGCCTCTCGGTGCTGGCGGCGCGCACGGGCGCCGAGATGACGTGTGTCTTCGACGGGGCCGAACTGGCCGCGCCGGTGCTGCTGGCGCCGCCGCGCGGGGTGCGGGTGCTGTTCAGCAAGCCGGGGGTCACCGCCGACGAGCTGATCCGTCAACTGGCGCGCGCGGAACCGCCGGGGCGGCCCGTGGTGGTGGTGTCCACCGACCGCGAGGTGGCCGACGGGGTCGCGAAGGCGGGGGCCAGGCCCGTTGCGTCCGCCTTGCTCCTGAAGCGGCTTTCGCGGGTTTAG
- a CDS encoding ArsA family ATPase: MRTVLVTGPGGAGRTTVAAATALASARDGARTLLISADPIPGFPDATAPTPVTGGLWSVRIDSGAHFRAELLALQQQLSGVLDLLGGNPLDGEELTELPGSAELALLHALRRAAHGDWADGAYDLLVVDLPPLREALALLALPEQLRRYLRRLLPQERQAARALRPMLAQLAGVPMPAQWLYEAAARRDAELAQVQALIEDRATTLRLVAEPGPAADDALRTARTGIALHGLRTEALVANRVLPGHSPDPFFAALAAQQEKVLAHWAEEGPAPVRIAHLGRDPEGPDDLLALGGDGAPAVPGAGGEGGRAADPWWIEEAGGPDGDGILVWCLRLPGAVKKDLQLVRRGGELLLTVGPFHRIVPLEPALRRCTVSGAALTDGVLRVRFTPDPALWPRTS; this comes from the coding sequence GTGCGTACGGTCCTGGTCACCGGACCCGGCGGAGCCGGCCGTACCACTGTCGCCGCCGCCACCGCGCTGGCCTCGGCCCGCGACGGCGCCCGCACCCTGCTGATCTCCGCCGACCCGATACCCGGCTTCCCCGACGCCACGGCACCCACCCCCGTCACCGGGGGCCTGTGGTCCGTCCGGATCGACTCCGGCGCACACTTCCGCGCCGAACTCCTCGCCCTCCAGCAGCAGTTGTCCGGTGTCCTCGATCTGCTCGGCGGCAACCCGCTGGACGGCGAGGAGCTGACCGAACTTCCCGGCAGCGCCGAACTCGCCCTGCTGCACGCGCTGCGCCGCGCCGCCCACGGCGACTGGGCCGACGGGGCGTACGACCTCCTCGTCGTCGACCTGCCGCCGCTGCGCGAGGCCCTCGCCCTGCTCGCCCTGCCCGAACAGCTGCGCCGCTACCTGCGCCGGCTGCTGCCCCAGGAGCGCCAGGCCGCCCGCGCCCTGCGCCCGATGCTCGCCCAGCTGGCCGGTGTGCCCATGCCCGCCCAGTGGCTGTACGAGGCCGCCGCCCGGCGCGACGCGGAGCTGGCCCAGGTCCAGGCGCTCATCGAGGACCGCGCCACCACGCTCCGGCTGGTCGCCGAACCGGGCCCGGCCGCCGACGACGCCCTGCGCACCGCGCGTACCGGAATCGCCCTGCACGGTCTGCGCACCGAGGCACTGGTCGCCAACCGGGTGCTGCCCGGCCATTCCCCGGACCCGTTCTTCGCCGCGCTCGCCGCCCAGCAGGAGAAGGTGCTCGCCCACTGGGCCGAGGAGGGGCCCGCCCCGGTACGGATCGCGCACCTCGGCCGCGACCCGGAGGGCCCAGACGACCTCCTGGCCCTCGGCGGGGACGGGGCGCCGGCCGTGCCCGGTGCGGGCGGGGAGGGCGGCCGGGCCGCCGACCCCTGGTGGATCGAGGAGGCCGGCGGGCCGGACGGCGACGGGATACTCGTCTGGTGCCTGCGGCTGCCCGGCGCCGTCAAGAAGGACCTCCAGCTGGTCCGGCGCGGCGGTGAACTCCTCCTGACCGTCGGCCCGTTCCACCGCATCGTGCCCCTGGAGCCCGCGCTGCGCCGCTGCACCGTCTCCGGCGCGGCGCTCACCGACGGCGTGCTCCGGGTCCGCTTCACCCCCGACCCGGCGCTCTGGCCCCGGACGAGCTGA
- a CDS encoding AMP-dependent synthetase/ligase, with protein MREFSLPALYEVPSDGNLTDLIRRNAAQHPDVAVMSRKVAGVWTDVTATQFLAEVRSAAKGLIAAGVEPGDRVALMSRTRYEWVLLDFAIWSAGAVTVPVYETSSAEQVQWILGDSGAVAVLVESDTHADAVASVRDRLPALRHVWQIEKGAVDELRAGGEGVSEETVDLRSAAARADDPATIVYTSGTTGRPKGCVLTHRSFFAECGNVVERLKPLFRTGECSVLLFLPAAHVFGRLVEVASVMAPIKLGCVPDIKNLTDELASFRPTLILGVPRVFEKVYNAARAKAQADGKGKIFDRAANTAIAYSRALGTPQGPSLGLKFQHKVFDRLVYGKLRAVLGGRGEHAISGGAPLGERLGHFYRGIGFTVLEGYGLTESCAATAFNPWDRQKIGTVGQPLPGSVVRIADDGEVLLHGEHLFSGYWNNETATAEALADGWFHTGDIGTLDEDGYLAITGRKKEIIVTAGGKNVAPAVIEDRIRGHALVAECMVVGDGRPFVGALVTLDEEFLGRWAEEHGKPAGSTALSLREDPELLAEVQRAIDDGNAAVSKAESVRKFRILGAQFTEEAGHITPSLKLKRNVVAKDFADEVESIYRS; from the coding sequence TTGCGCGAGTTCAGCCTTCCGGCCCTGTACGAGGTCCCCTCGGACGGCAACCTGACGGATCTCATCCGCCGCAATGCCGCTCAGCATCCCGATGTCGCGGTGATGAGCCGCAAAGTGGCGGGCGTCTGGACGGACGTCACCGCCACGCAGTTCCTGGCCGAGGTCCGGTCGGCCGCCAAGGGCCTGATCGCGGCGGGCGTCGAGCCCGGTGACCGGGTGGCCCTGATGTCCCGTACCCGCTACGAGTGGGTGCTGCTGGACTTCGCGATCTGGAGCGCGGGCGCGGTCACCGTGCCGGTCTACGAGACCAGCTCCGCCGAGCAGGTGCAGTGGATCCTCGGTGACTCGGGCGCCGTCGCGGTCCTGGTGGAGAGCGACACGCACGCCGACGCCGTCGCCTCCGTGCGCGACCGGCTGCCCGCGCTGCGCCACGTCTGGCAGATCGAGAAGGGCGCCGTCGACGAGCTGCGCGCCGGGGGCGAAGGGGTCTCCGAGGAGACCGTGGACCTGCGCAGCGCGGCTGCCCGGGCGGACGACCCGGCCACCATCGTCTACACCTCGGGCACCACGGGCCGCCCGAAGGGCTGTGTGCTGACCCACCGCAGCTTCTTCGCGGAGTGCGGCAACGTGGTGGAGCGCCTGAAGCCCCTCTTCCGCACCGGCGAGTGCTCCGTCCTGCTCTTCCTGCCCGCCGCCCACGTCTTCGGGCGGCTGGTCGAGGTCGCCTCGGTGATGGCCCCGATCAAGCTCGGCTGCGTCCCGGACATCAAGAACCTCACCGACGAGCTGGCGTCGTTCCGGCCGACGCTGATCCTCGGTGTACCGCGCGTCTTCGAGAAGGTCTACAACGCGGCGCGCGCCAAGGCGCAGGCCGACGGCAAGGGCAAGATCTTCGACCGGGCCGCGAACACGGCGATCGCCTACAGCCGCGCGCTGGGCACCCCGCAGGGCCCGTCGCTGGGCCTGAAGTTCCAGCACAAGGTCTTCGACCGCCTGGTCTACGGCAAGCTGCGCGCGGTGCTCGGCGGGCGCGGCGAGCACGCGATCTCCGGCGGCGCCCCGCTCGGCGAGCGCCTCGGCCACTTCTACCGGGGCATCGGCTTCACGGTCCTGGAGGGCTACGGCCTGACCGAGTCCTGCGCGGCGACCGCCTTCAACCCGTGGGACCGGCAGAAGATCGGCACGGTCGGCCAGCCGCTGCCCGGTTCCGTGGTGCGCATCGCGGACGACGGCGAGGTGCTGCTCCACGGCGAGCACCTGTTCTCCGGCTACTGGAACAACGAGACGGCGACGGCCGAGGCGCTGGCGGACGGCTGGTTCCACACCGGCGACATCGGCACCCTCGACGAGGACGGCTACCTCGCGATCACCGGCCGCAAGAAGGAGATCATCGTCACGGCCGGCGGCAAGAACGTCGCCCCCGCCGTCATCGAGGACCGCATCCGCGGCCACGCCCTGGTCGCCGAGTGCATGGTGGTCGGCGACGGGCGCCCGTTCGTCGGCGCGCTGGTGACGCTGGACGAGGAGTTCCTGGGCCGCTGGGCCGAGGAGCACGGCAAGCCGGCCGGTTCGACGGCCCTGTCGCTGCGCGAGGACCCGGAGCTGCTGGCCGAGGTGCAGCGCGCGATCGACGACGGCAACGCCGCGGTCTCCAAGGCCGAGTCCGTCCGCAAGTTCCGCATCCTGGGCGCCCAGTTCACCGAGGAGGCGGGCCACATCACGCCCTCGCTGAAGCTGAAGCGGAACGTGGTGGCGAAGGACTTCGCGGACGAGGTGGAGTCGATCTACCGCTCGTGA
- a CDS encoding NlpC/P60 family protein has product MGSHRRSTQPGAVRGARVTVLTAAAATAAATLGAATANAEPHDTPQSAGARVDRLYAEAERATEQYNKAGEDVTRLRGEVSRAQDRAARGQERINRMREELGSAARAEYRAGGIDPSLALLLTSDPDTYLDRAAAVGMADAHRATALAELRKAQRALAQTRAEAARSLAGLERGREAVSRHKRTVEHKLARARQLLRTLPGSERAAFARASRDGRDQGAGLLGDLPAGSSRAAAAVLAAQRALGLPYVWGANGPSGFDCSGLMQWAWAQAGVSLPRTSQAQRYAGRMVPLSEARPGDLVAYRADASHIAMYVGNGQVIHAPYPGAPVRYDPVGMMPVSSVTRV; this is encoded by the coding sequence GTGGGATCCCATCGCCGTTCCACACAGCCCGGAGCCGTTCGCGGTGCCCGGGTCACCGTCCTGACGGCCGCCGCCGCGACCGCGGCCGCGACGCTCGGCGCGGCCACCGCGAACGCCGAGCCGCACGACACCCCGCAGTCCGCCGGGGCCCGCGTCGACCGCCTCTACGCCGAGGCCGAGCGCGCCACGGAGCAGTACAACAAGGCCGGCGAGGACGTGACCCGGCTGCGCGGCGAAGTGAGCAGGGCCCAGGACCGTGCCGCCCGGGGCCAGGAGCGCATCAACCGCATGCGCGAGGAGCTGGGTTCGGCGGCGCGGGCGGAGTACCGCGCCGGCGGCATCGACCCCTCGCTCGCCCTGCTGCTCACCTCCGACCCGGACACCTACCTGGACCGGGCCGCCGCCGTCGGGATGGCCGACGCCCACCGGGCCACCGCCCTCGCCGAACTCCGCAAGGCGCAGCGGGCGCTCGCCCAGACCCGCGCCGAGGCCGCCCGCTCGCTGGCCGGTCTGGAGCGCGGCCGGGAGGCCGTCAGCCGCCACAAGCGGACCGTGGAGCACAAGCTCGCGCGGGCCAGGCAGCTGCTGAGGACGCTGCCCGGGTCCGAGCGGGCCGCCTTCGCCCGCGCCTCGCGCGACGGCCGCGACCAGGGCGCCGGGCTCCTGGGCGACCTCCCCGCGGGCTCGTCCCGCGCGGCGGCCGCCGTCCTGGCCGCGCAGCGGGCGCTCGGCCTGCCGTACGTGTGGGGCGCGAACGGGCCCTCCGGTTTCGACTGCTCCGGGCTGATGCAGTGGGCCTGGGCCCAGGCCGGGGTGAGCCTGCCGCGCACCTCGCAGGCCCAGCGGTACGCGGGCCGCATGGTGCCGCTCTCCGAGGCCCGCCCCGGGGACCTGGTCGCCTACCGCGCGGACGCGAGCCACATCGCGATGTACGTGGGCAACGGCCAGGTCATCCACGCCCCGTACCCGGGCGCCCCGGTCCGCTACGACCCCGTCGGCATGATGCCCGTCTCCTCGGTCACCCGCGTCTGA
- a CDS encoding glycosyltransferase family 4 protein, with product MDKTLIVTNDFPPRPGGIQAFLHNMALRLDPDRVVVYASTWKRGAEGAAATAAFDAEQPFTVVRDRTTMLLPTPRVTRRATELLRTHGCSSVWFGAAAPLGLMGPALREAGARRLVATTHGHEAGWAQLPASRQLLRRIGEGTDTLTYLGEYTRSRIAAALTPAAAARMVQLPPGVDEKTFHPDSGGDAVRARLGLTERPVVVCVSRLVPRKGQDTLILAMPAILAAHPDTVLLIVGGGPYEDDLRTLAARTGVADSVRFTGAVPWSELPAHYGAGDVFAMPCRTRRGGLDVEGLGIVYLEASATGLPVVAGDSGGAPDAVLDGETGWVVRGGEPGDAAERINALLGDAELRRRMGERGRAWVEEKWRWDLLAERLRELL from the coding sequence ATGGACAAGACCCTGATCGTGACCAATGACTTCCCGCCCCGCCCGGGGGGCATCCAGGCGTTCCTGCACAACATGGCGCTGCGCCTCGACCCCGACCGGGTCGTCGTCTACGCCTCCACCTGGAAGCGCGGGGCCGAGGGCGCGGCCGCCACCGCCGCCTTCGACGCGGAGCAGCCCTTCACCGTCGTCCGCGACCGTACGACGATGCTGCTGCCGACCCCGCGCGTGACCCGGCGCGCCACGGAGCTGCTGCGCACCCATGGCTGCTCGTCCGTCTGGTTCGGCGCCGCCGCCCCGCTCGGGCTGATGGGCCCGGCGCTGCGCGAGGCGGGCGCCCGGCGCCTGGTCGCCACCACGCACGGCCACGAGGCGGGCTGGGCCCAGCTGCCCGCCTCCCGGCAGCTGCTGCGGCGGATCGGCGAGGGTACCGACACGCTGACCTACCTCGGCGAGTACACCCGCTCCCGGATCGCCGCCGCGCTCACCCCGGCCGCCGCCGCCCGTATGGTCCAGCTGCCCCCGGGCGTCGACGAGAAGACGTTCCACCCGGACTCCGGCGGCGACGCGGTCCGGGCCCGGCTCGGGCTCACCGAACGGCCCGTCGTCGTCTGCGTCTCCCGGCTGGTGCCGCGCAAGGGCCAGGACACCCTGATCCTCGCGATGCCCGCGATCCTGGCCGCGCACCCGGACACGGTCCTGCTGATCGTGGGCGGCGGGCCCTACGAGGACGACCTGCGCACGCTCGCCGCGCGCACCGGCGTGGCGGACTCCGTGCGGTTCACCGGGGCGGTGCCCTGGTCGGAGCTGCCCGCGCACTACGGGGCCGGCGACGTCTTCGCGATGCCGTGCCGGACCCGGCGCGGCGGCCTCGACGTGGAGGGCCTGGGGATCGTCTACCTGGAGGCGTCCGCGACCGGGCTGCCGGTGGTGGCCGGCGACTCGGGCGGCGCCCCGGACGCGGTGCTCGACGGCGAGACCGGCTGGGTGGTGCGCGGCGGCGAACCCGGGGACGCGGCGGAGCGGATCAACGCGCTGCTGGGCGACGCGGAGCTGCGGCGGCGCATGGGGGAGCGGGGCCGCGCCTGGGTCGAGGAGAAGTGGCGCTGGGACCTGCTCGCGGAGCGGCTGCGCGAACTGCTCTGA
- a CDS encoding metallophosphoesterase, producing the protein MRAGANSRGAAAGQRTRVHVVSDVHGNTEALARAGDGADALICLGDLVLFLDYADHSRGIFPDLFGVRNADRIVALRTARRFEEARDFGRELWQGMDRNAAITGAVRKQYAEMFAALPTPTYATYGNVDIPTLWPEYAGPGTTVLDGERVEIGGRVFGFVGGGLRTPMRTPYEIDDEEYAAKIEAVGEVDVLCTHIPPEVPDLVYDTVARRFERGSRALLDAIRRTRPRYSLFGHVHQPLARRMRIGATECVNVGHFASTGRPWALEW; encoded by the coding sequence ATGCGAGCAGGAGCGAACAGCCGGGGGGCCGCCGCCGGGCAGCGCACCCGGGTCCATGTGGTCAGCGACGTGCACGGCAACACCGAGGCGCTGGCCCGCGCCGGGGACGGCGCCGACGCCCTGATCTGCCTCGGTGACCTGGTCCTCTTCCTCGACTACGCCGACCACTCGCGCGGCATCTTCCCCGACCTCTTCGGCGTCCGGAACGCCGACCGGATCGTCGCCCTGCGCACCGCGCGCCGCTTCGAGGAGGCCCGCGACTTCGGCCGGGAGCTGTGGCAGGGCATGGACCGCAACGCCGCGATCACCGGCGCGGTCCGCAAGCAGTACGCCGAGATGTTCGCCGCGCTGCCCACCCCGACGTACGCCACCTACGGCAACGTCGACATCCCCACCCTGTGGCCCGAGTACGCCGGTCCCGGCACCACCGTCCTGGACGGCGAGCGCGTCGAGATCGGCGGTCGCGTCTTCGGCTTCGTCGGCGGCGGACTGCGTACGCCGATGCGCACCCCGTACGAGATCGACGACGAGGAGTACGCCGCCAAGATCGAGGCCGTCGGCGAGGTCGACGTGCTCTGCACCCACATCCCGCCCGAGGTGCCGGACCTGGTCTACGACACCGTGGCGCGCCGCTTCGAGCGCGGCAGCCGGGCCCTCCTCGACGCCATCCGGCGCACCCGCCCGCGCTACTCCCTCTTCGGCCACGTCCACCAGCCGCTGGCCCGGCGGATGCGGATCGGCGCCACCGAGTGCGTGAACGTCGGCCACTTCGCCTCCACCGGCCGGCCCTGGGCACTGGAGTGGTGA
- a CDS encoding SRPBCC family protein, producing the protein MAEHTSSSITIEAAPADVMGVIADFDRYPEWTGEVKEAEVLGTDERGRAEKVRLVLDAGAIKDDHTLAYTWIGDYEVSWTLVKSQMLRAIDGSYALAPLGDGDRTEVTYRLTVDVKIPMLGMIKRKAEKVIIDRALAGLKKRVESVPKG; encoded by the coding sequence ATGGCTGAACACACCAGCTCGAGCATCACGATCGAGGCGGCGCCGGCCGACGTCATGGGTGTGATCGCCGACTTCGACCGCTATCCCGAATGGACCGGCGAGGTCAAGGAGGCCGAGGTCCTCGGCACCGACGAGCGAGGCCGCGCCGAGAAGGTCCGGCTCGTCCTGGACGCCGGCGCGATCAAGGACGACCACACCCTCGCCTACACCTGGATCGGCGACTACGAGGTCAGCTGGACCCTGGTCAAGTCGCAGATGCTCCGCGCCATCGACGGCTCCTACGCGCTCGCGCCCCTCGGTGACGGCGACCGCACCGAGGTCACCTACCGGCTGACCGTCGACGTCAAGATCCCGATGCTCGGCATGATCAAGCGCAAGGCGGAGAAGGTCATCATCGACCGCGCCCTCGCCGGCCTGAAGAAGCGCGTCGAGTCCGTCCCGAAGGGCTGA
- a CDS encoding NlpC/P60 family protein, with amino-acid sequence MASHRRPKQPSRTRVTVLTATAAAAVALSSQAAHADPKPTKNEVKAKVDRLYHEAGAATEQYNGAKEKQEKLEKQISAIQDKVARGQEELNQLRSGLGSLAAAQYRSGGIDPSVQLFLSSDPDSFLDQASALDQLTAKQAESLSKVQEKQRALAQQRKEAQDKLSDLASVRKTLGEKKKKQQTKLAEARQLLNTLTEAERAKIRQDEARASRAANTRVSLGNEAPASNLGAAALQAAATRIGKPYVSTATGPNSFDCSGLTMWAYAQAGANITRTTYTQINQGTRIGVSQLKPGDLVFFNNNEHVGLYAGNGQVLHAPYPGAYVRYESMSTIGSIYGAVRI; translated from the coding sequence GTGGCGTCCCACCGTCGTCCCAAGCAGCCGAGCCGCACTCGCGTGACCGTGCTCACCGCCACCGCCGCCGCAGCCGTTGCCCTGTCGTCCCAGGCAGCCCACGCCGACCCCAAGCCGACCAAGAACGAGGTCAAGGCGAAGGTCGACCGGCTCTACCACGAGGCGGGAGCGGCCACCGAGCAGTACAACGGGGCCAAGGAGAAGCAGGAGAAGCTCGAGAAGCAGATCAGCGCGATCCAGGACAAGGTGGCCCGCGGCCAGGAGGAGCTCAACCAGCTCCGCTCCGGCCTCGGTTCCCTCGCCGCCGCGCAGTACCGCTCCGGAGGCATCGACCCCTCCGTACAGCTCTTCCTCTCCTCGGACCCGGACAGCTTCCTCGACCAGGCGTCCGCCCTCGACCAGCTGACGGCCAAGCAGGCCGAGTCGCTGTCGAAGGTCCAGGAGAAGCAGCGGGCCCTCGCGCAGCAGCGCAAGGAGGCCCAGGACAAGCTGAGCGACCTCGCCTCCGTCCGCAAGACGCTCGGTGAGAAGAAGAAGAAGCAGCAGACGAAGCTCGCCGAGGCGCGTCAGCTCCTCAACACCCTCACCGAGGCCGAGCGGGCGAAGATCCGGCAGGACGAGGCCCGCGCCAGCCGCGCGGCCAACACCCGGGTCAGCCTCGGCAACGAGGCCCCCGCCTCCAATCTCGGCGCCGCCGCCCTCCAGGCCGCCGCCACCCGCATCGGCAAGCCGTATGTCTCCACGGCCACCGGCCCCAACTCCTTCGACTGCTCGGGCCTGACGATGTGGGCCTACGCGCAGGCCGGCGCCAACATCACCCGCACCACGTACACCCAGATCAACCAGGGCACCCGGATCGGCGTCAGCCAGCTGAAGCCCGGCGACCTGGTCTTCTTCAACAACAACGAGCACGTGGGCCTCTACGCGGGCAACGGGCAGGTCCTGCACGCCCCGTACCCCGGCGCGTACGTCCGCTACGAGTCGATGAGCACCATCGGCAGCATCTACGGCGCCGTGCGCATCTGA